The proteins below come from a single Metarhizium brunneum chromosome 1, complete sequence genomic window:
- the pds5 gene encoding Sister chromatid cohesion protein translates to MARRRTRAKEPNPVEAEEHDPMQDDIPEPEPEPASASASEAEPDHVPAGDDDQDQDDDVEQRSLEFDDELSWRPAKPIPSATLLDRLERLSKELADFDQGGVQLDSLKHVATSLAHRNLLQHKDRGVKAYTACCLVDILRLFVPEAPFTDDQLKMIFTLFIKDILPALFDPTNPYNSQHKYVLMSLSDVKSILLLSEIHGADDLLLRLFNSTFDGVSTSSRASNEEQVAKDVEIGLTEMLMEVIDESPGSIPATVIDAIISQFLRAAPPGGGRSKEQNGKQATLLHKTEPAAYVMAKNICNGCADKMSRYVSQYFSDVILNASRFATKSNGFRHAEESDEEDGHSGPSEADLKSLRQAHMLIRELWRAAPTILQNVVPQLDAELSADNVHLRIIATEAFGDMISGIGAAGPPAPPTLDPAAYPPLRLMDDAIGTPPVIDTETNALTRPYSPQSFAQTHHATYRNFVGRKNDKAGTIRAAWVTAAGYILSTSAGGIGLSREDETELIKGLVDKLNDSEEKVRLAAVKAIELFTFRDVILKLGVTGGVEKEGSIFASLADRCRDRKPAVRVDAMVLLGKLWAVGAGEISDGQEAVTACLSGVPSRIINAFYANDPDLNVLLDRVLFECLVPLKYPLVKGKGGKSAAGSQGKGGVTAADQDRIRAERILLMLKSLDVPAQKAFFAMQARQPQFAKGVGIFIQQCEAYNGGVIDGNEDKVKTSLSKTFQWLGGFFPEPLKVRGDLQKFAKLNDRRSYQLVKYAIESESDFKTVRRAISELITKLQGTPAVVCLETLIPLLYRSSCLMFNRSHLATIMDYSKSDKDGFAAVAHLVLNDISQRNPDIFKAHAEDLRREIIEHVPSDKKINDPTVVDILKAYSSYAKKYPKDINYDRSFTQSLMSYAQYASPPRAAKYAVNILLAKGDDKSKVTATNLLRNIMKGLEYGSSHFLARLASISQLERLVPSVTADSDEAIRDLTINQILRQVRTDATEKDPSWVDDADMSEELQAKCLSLRILVNQALAAEREPDAEDRVKVVFKLLKTFVVTEGEFCKTKDTPLHHKKRLRLLAGLLMLKLCTVKAYDEKLEPTSFNKMAELVQDSELQVRRHFMEKLQNYLTREKLRPRFHTILFLVAFEPASDLKNRVETWIRSRARYYEEKKQRVMEALMGRLIPLLAHHPDYSAEMDDLVDFASYFLFYLNAIATEDNISLIYRYTERVKQVQDGINPKASDNLYVLSDLASAVIRKYQERKGWIFQAHPDKVGVPSGLYTALPSAEVAQQIAKKLYIPDEIDERLDDLLRAMDRKKKRKSIHEHGDPPAKRPRTQVKTVIREKSKANSSKISSSKKKSAKPKKAPKPKKHKEEDEVAPSERRRSGRAHKVSDYKERADEDDEEEMLEGVAEWDYGEENSDVEESGSDEGSELSDDDDDDAESADEEEEAEEEAEGEGEEEHEEEAPAKRKGSKVASSPKGKASASVKASVLAKLDRTSRARGRGGRATRDDSDMEVDE, encoded by the exons ATGGCGCGACGCCGTACCAGGGCCAAGGAGCCCAACCCTGTTGAGGCAGAAGAGCATGACCCCATGCAAGACGACATCCCAGAGCCCGAGCCGGAACCAGCGTCCGCGTCCGCGTCCGAGGCCGAGCCGGATCATGTACCAGCTGGCGAtgacgaccaagaccaagacgacgacgtggaGCAGCGCAGTCTCGAgttcgacgacgagctgtcCTGGCGGCCGGCAAAGCCCATCCCCAGCGCTACGCTGCTGGATCGTCTCGAGAGGCTGTCCAAGGAGCTCGCCGATTTCGATCAGGGGGGCGTGCAATTGGACTCGCTTAAACACGTCGCCACAAGCCTGGCGCATCGCAACCTGCTGCAGCACAAGGATCGAGGTGTCAAGGCCTATACCGCCTGTTGTCTGGTGGATATCTTGCGTCTGTTTGTACCAGAAGCGCCATTCACAGACGATCAACTCAAG ATGATCTTTACTCTTTTTATCAAGGACATTTTACCGGCCCTTTTCGACCCTACAAATCCCTACAATAGTCAGCACAAATATGTATTGATGTCTCTGTCTGACGTCAAAAGTATACTGCTCCTTTCTGAAATTCACGGTGCCGACGACCTCTTGTTGCGCTTGTTCAACTCGACCTTTGATGGCGTGTCGACAAGCTCTAGAGCTTCCAATGAGGAACAGGTTGCCAAGGACGTCGAGATTGGCCTCACCGAGATGCTCATGGAGGTTATTGACGAATCCCCTGGCAGCATACCCGCGaccgtcatcgacgccatcatcagccaaTTCCTCAGAGCAGCGCCACCGGGGGGTGGTCGCAGCAAGGAACAGAATGGTAAACAGGCTACCCTGTTACATAAAACCGAGCCTGCCGCCTacgtcatggccaagaacATCTGCAATGGCTGCGCCGATAAAATGTCTCGATATGTCAGCCAGTACTTTAGCGACGTCATTCTCAATGCCTCGAGATTTGCTACCAAGAGTAATGGCTTCCGCCATGCAGAGGAGtctgatgaggaagacggtCATTCCGGTCCGTCAGAGGCGGATTTGAAAAGCCTGCGGCAGGCTCATATGCTGATCCGAGAACTTTGGCGAGCTGCTCCTACCATTCTGCAAAACGTCGTTCCCCAGCTCGACGCCGAGCTGTCGGCCGACAATGTTCACCTGCGAATCATAGCCACGGAGGCATTTGGAGATATGATTTCAGGCATCGGAGCAGCAGGACCGCCAGCTCCTCCCACACTCGACCCTGCAGCCTATCCACCCCTACGCCTGATGGATGATGCAATTGGTACCCCTCCAGTCATTGACACAGAAACCAATGCATTGACAAGGCCATACTCGCCGCAATCGTTTGCTCAAACTCATCACGCCACCTATCGCAACTTCGTTGGCAGAAAGAACGACAAGGCAGGGACAATTCGAGCTGCGTGGGTCACCGCTGCCGGTTACATTCTGTCTACTTCCGCGGGAGGGATTGGTTTGAGTAGGGAAGACGAAACAGAGCTGATCAAGGGCCTGGTGGACAAACTGAATGACAGCGAAGAAAAGGTGCGTCtggccgccgtcaaggccattgagctTTTCACCTTTCGCGACGTCATTCTGAAACTTGGCGTGACCGGCGGAGTAGAGAAGGAGGGGTCTATATTTGCAAGCTTGGCTGATCGCTGCCGCGACAGAAAACCAGCGGTGCGTGTCGATGCTATGGTCTTGCTTGGAAAGCTGTGGGCGGTCGGCGCAGGAGAAATCTCAGACGGTCAGGAGGCAGTAACGGCATGCCTGTCCGGTGTGCCGTCTCGCATCATCAACGCATTCTACGCCAATGACCCCGACCTCAACGTCCTACTCGACCGGGTCTTATTCGAGTGTCTTGTCCCCTTGAAGTATCCTCTGGTCAAAGGGAAAGGCGGCAAGAGTGCTGCTGGCTCTCAGGGTAAGGGTGGCGTCACTGCTGCAGACCAGGACAGAATTCGTGCTGAAAGGATCCTTCTCATGCTAAAGTCTCTGGATGTGCCCGCACAAAAggccttcttcgccatgcAGGCCCGCCAACCACAGTTTGCAAAGGGCGTCGGTATCTTTATCCAACAGTGCGAAGCATATAATGGAGGAGTCATCGACGGGAATgaggacaaggtcaagaccAGCCTGTCCAAGACGTTCCAGTGGTTGGGCGGATTCTTTCCAGAGCCATTAAAGGTTCGCGGAGATCTGCAGAAGTTTGCTAAACTCAACGACCGTCGAAGCTATCAGCTAGTCAAATACGCGATCGAGTCCGAGAGCGACTTCAAAACTGTCAGACGAGCCATCAGTGAGCTCATTACCAAGCTGCAAGGGACGCCTGCAGTTGTCTGCCTAGAAACGCTCATCCCACTGCTCTATCGATCAAGTTGCCTCATGTTCAACCGAAGCCATCTTGCGACAATCATGGATTACTCCAAGAGTGACAAGGATGGgtttgctgctgttgcccaCTTGGTACTAAACGACATATCACAGCGAAACCCAGACATCTTCAAGGCACATGCCGAGGACTTGCGACGTGAAATCATTGAGCACGTCCCAAGCGACAAGAAAATCAATGACCCAACGGTGGTTGATATTCTCAAGGCATACTCCTCGTATGCGAAGAAGTATCCCAAGGACATCAACTATGACCGAAGTTTTACGCAATCACTAATGAGTTACGCCCAGTACGCGTCTCCACCCAGAGCTGCGAAATATGCCGTCAATATTCTCTTGGCCAAGGGTGACGACAAGAGCAAAGTAACAGCTACAAACTTGTTGAGGAATATCATGAAGGGCCTGGAATATGGCTCATCGCACTTCTTGGCCAGGCTAGCGTCCATATCGCAACTTGAACGGCTCGTACCGTCTGTAACGGCCGACTCGGACGAGGCTATTCGTGACTTGACGATCAATCAGATCCTCCGCCAAGTGCGGACAGATGCCACAGAGAAGGATCCATCATGGGTGGATGATGCGGACATGAGCGAGGAGCTGCAAGCCAAATGCCTCTCGCTCAGAATTCTGGTAAACCAAGCTCTTGCGGCCGAAAGGGAGCCCGATGCTGAAGACCGCGTCAAAGTTGTGTTCAAGCTGCTCAAAACGTTTGTGGTCACAGAGGGCGAGTTCTGCAAAACCAAAGACACCCCATTGCACCACAAGAAGCGCCTTCGGCTACTAGCTGGACTGTTGATGTTGAAACTCTGCACAGTCAAGGCGTACGATGAGAAATTGGAGCCTACAAGCTTTAACAAGATGGCAGAGCTGGTACAGGACAGTGAACTCCAGGTTCGCAGACATTTCATGGAAAAGCTGCAAAACTACCTCACTCGCGAAAAGCTTAGGCCTAGATTCCACACCATCTTGTTCTTGGTCGCATTCGAGCCCGCATCAGATCTCAAAAACCGAGTTGAGACATGGATACGATCTAGAGCTCGATATtacgaggagaagaagcaaaggGTAATGGAAGCTCTCATGGGCCGCTTAATACCGTTGCTTGCGCACCACCCCGACTACAGCGCAGAGATGGACGACTTGGTTGATTTCGCAAGCTATTTCTTGTTCTACCTCAACGCTATTGCGACGGAGGACAATATTTCGTTGATCTACAGATACACGGAAAGGGTCAAGCAGGTACAGGACGGAATCAACCCGAAAGCTAGCGATAATCTGTACGTGCTTAGTGATCTCGCCTCAGCAGTGATTCGCAAGTATCAGGAGAGGAAGGGCTGGATCTTCCAAGCGCATCCTGACAAGGTTGGCGTTCCGTCAGGGTTGTATACTGCTCTGCCATCTGCTGAGGTGGCGCAGCAGATTGCAAAGAAGTTGTATATTCCTGATGAGATTGACGAGAGGTTGGATGATTTGCTTCGTGCAATGGATCGCAAAAAG AAGCGCAAGTCTATCCACGAGCACGGTGACCCACCAGCAAAGCGACCAAGGACTCAAGTCAAGACAGTCATCAGGGAGAAATCGAAAGCCAATTCTTCCAAAATATCGTCATCTAAGAAGAAGAGTGCCAAACCCAAGAAGGcacccaagcccaagaagcataaggaggaggatgaagtcGCCCCATCCGAGCGCCGTCGCAGTGGTCGCGCCCACAAAGTATCAGACTACAAGGAGCGggctgatgaggatgatgaggaagaaatgCTAGAGGGAGTAGCGGAATGGGACTATGGCGAGGAGAACTCGGACGTAGAGGAGAGTGGAAGCGACGAGGGTTCAGAGCTGtctgacgatgatgatgatgatgctgagtCCGctgatgaagaggaagaggcagaggaagaggcagAAGGTGAGGGCGAAGAGGAGCATGAGGAGGAGGCACCGGCTAAGCGCAAAGGCTCCAAAGTCGCCTCCTCACCAAAGGGCAAAGCCTCGGCCTCTGTCAAAGCTAGCGTCCTGGCTAAGCTAGATCGTACATCAAGAGCAAGAGGTCGAGGCGGACGTGCGACTAGGGATGATTCCGACATGGAAGTGGACGAATGA
- the snf5 gene encoding SWI/SNF chromatin-remodeling complex subunit: MATQLATSEPAPSVRPTATSATSAPDGDEKDAVQGSSPAEIPVRTKESFNKLMVERYTMRDAIASAALGEQLNQTRQSSQEMREKIHEYRMVRNEYKPWFPPSRLYGEGYNGFGNGYTENQQPASRIIYPAQKPRPGRRTTPSFKFARKDMLKQAEQHEELVPLRLEVEWDKVKLRDTFTWNLHERLLAVELFAAQLVEDMALKPPAAQPVFEQIVQQMREQLNDFYPFAFAEEDALDPELPYSAYKNDEMRILVKLNITIGQHTLVDQFEWEINNPNNSPEEFAANMARDLSLSGEFTTAIAHCIREQTQLFTKSLYSIGHPFDGRPVEDSDLVSAFLQTPLPAVFRPQQQAKEYAPYMYELSEADLERNEMVFSREQRRQKRSINRRGGPQLPDLRERQRTIRTLIVSSVLPGAVEDVEDSRLYKRTAGTIRKRTARDGEISESEESDDSSPDSPAPSQMAGTARTRGMRGAASAAQQRMANIGRSETPETGSLHHHETRTSRRGREETEEPSHLWVTLKVSREKLRRVIKGDYRDLKAPSQPQTPVVAHARAPSASSSIPKPKVPFTPTSASSTPQPAAAPAPTGSGSSSFPAGQLGRLPAPPPVPGQSPPPAVSISSPIVTDHVHTGQSLTCASRQPPPPEWLVNALKDLEKQYPNGDKFEAIMKYSYLDPDTELPLQPQTQPFPEGVKYAWLPRIRCLDCATKLYTPGPDMTAQKFEAHLKFSGHRAKVNQRLAAQNGGASGS; the protein is encoded by the coding sequence ATGGCGACACAACTAGCCACCTCGGAGCCTGCGCCGAGCGTGAGGCCGACCGCGACGTCTGCGACATCAGCACCAGATGGTGATGAAAAAGATGCCGTGCAAGGCTCATCGCCGGCGGAAATACCCGTACGCACAAAGGAGTCGTTCAACAAACTCATGGTTGAGCGTTACACCATGCGCGACGCCATCGCCAGTGCTGCCCTGGGCGAGCAGCTGAATCAGACACGGCAGTCCTCACAAGAGATGCGTGAGAAAATCCACGAGTACAGAATGGTGCGGAACGAGTACAAGCCCTGGTTCCCGCCAAGCAGGCTCTACGGCGAAGGGTACAACGGATTTGGAAACGGATACACCGAAAACCAGCAGCCAGCCTCCAGAATCATCTACCCAGCGCAAAAGCCACGACCCGGACGACGGACGACGCCATCATTCAAGTTTGCCCGCAAGGACATGCTCAAACAGGCAGAGCAACACGAGGAGCTAGTCCCGCTACGCCTGGAGGTAGAGTgggacaaggtcaagcttCGCGACACGTTTACTTGGAACCTGCACGAACGTCTTTTGGCTGTCGAATTGTTTGCGGCGCAGCTGGTGGAAGACATGGCGCTGAAACCACCTGCGGCACAGCCCGTGTTTGAACAAATCGTTCAACAGATGCGGGAGCAGCTGAACGATTTCTATCCATTTGCGTTCGCAGAGGAGGATGCCCTCGACCCGGAGCTGCCGTACTCGGCCTACAAGAATGACGAGATGCGCATTCTGGTCAAGCTGAACATCACAATTGGCCAGCATACCTTGGTAGATCAGTTCGAGTGGGAGATCAATAACCCCAACAACTCGCCAGAAGAATttgccgccaacatggcgcGCGACCTGTCCTTGTCGGGCGAATTCACGACGGCGATTGCACACTGCATTCGTGAGCAGACGCAGCTTTTCACCAAGAGCTTATACAGCATAGGGCATCCATTCGACGGACGACCGGTCGAGGATTCGGATCTCGTGTCCGCATTCTTGCAAACTCCTCTTCCCGCCGTCTTCCGACCACAGCAGCAAGCCAAAGAGTATGCGCCGTACATGTACGAACTCAGCGAAGCGGATCTGGAACGAAACGAAATGGTGTTTTCCCGAGAACAGCGGCGCCAGAAGCGCTCCATCAACAGACGAGGCGGCCCGCAACTCCCAGACCTCAGAGAACGACAAAGGACCATTCGTACCCTCATCGTTTCGTCCGTATTGCCTGGTGCGGTCGAGGACGTCGAGGACAGTCGACTCTACAAACGGACGGCTGGCACAATCAGGAAGAGAACTGCCCGTGATGGCGAGATTTCAGAATCCGAGGAGAGCGACGACTCATCCCCCGACTCGCCCGCACCTTCACAGATGGCTGGCACGGCGCGCACAAGGGGCATGCGAGGGGCTGCGTCGGCTGCGCAGCAGCGAATGGCGAATATTGGCCGCTCCGAGACGCCCGAGACTGGGTCGTTGCATCACCACGAGACTCGAACATCGCGCCGTGGCCGGGAAGAGACAGAGGAGCCCTCTCACCTCTGGGTTACACTGAAGGTGAGCAGGGAGAAGCTGAGGAGAGTCATCAAGGGCGACTATCGCGACCTGAAGGCGCCTTCACAGCCGCAGACACCGGTCGTGGCCCATGCCAGAGCGCCAAGTGCATCGTCAAGCATACCCAAACCGAAAGTGCCATTCACGCCAACCTCGGCGTCATCTACACCTCAGCCAGCAGCTGCACCAGCACCAACGGGGAGCGGTTCCAGTTCCTTTCCTGCCGGCCAGCTAGGGCGTCTCCCTGCTCCTCCCCCTGTCCCCGGACAGTCACCTCCCCCAGCCGTGAGTATTTCTTCCCCCATTGTCACCGACCACGTCCATACAGGTCAGAGCCTAACATGTGCGTCTCGTCAGCCCCCTCCGCCAGAGTGGCTTGTCAACGCCCTCAAAGACCTAGAGAAGCAGTACCCCAACGGAGACAAGTTTGAAGCCATCATGAAATACTCGTACCTCGACCCCGACACCGAACTTCCCCTCCAACCGCAGACGCAGCCGTTTCCAGAGGGCGTTAAGTACGCCTGGCTCCCGCGCATTCGCTGTCTCGACTGCGCCACCAAGCTGTACACCCCTGGCCCGGACATGACGGCCCAGAAATTCGAAGCGCACTTGAAATTCTCTGGCCACCGGGCAAAAGTTAACCAGAGACTTGCGGCCCAAAACGGCGGCGCGTCAGGTTCATAG
- the cdb4 gene encoding Curved DNA-binding protein — MSDEKDAVDYSLNNPDTLTKYKTAGQISEKVLAEVSKLCVPGAKIVDICQKGDKLLEEEVGKVYRGKKITKGFSHPTTVSPASYVTPYTPLTSDESEATLEIQPNEPIKVQLGAQIDGFGAIVCDTVLAGENKDEVLTGRPADLLLATHYANELLLRLMVPPGLLAQGTDEEKAKAASQKPPTQAKMTSLLEKVCEAYGCNLVESTTSWLFDRNEIESTKKIVLAPQDGGKGDGVPAISEVWGVEMGVSLGSGKCKALDGRATLHRRTTQTYGLKRPTSRKILSEVQKKFGTFPFSLRQLEDERDAKSGVVECVRGNVFRQYELVGDKDNAPVARLLTTIAITKNGITKLGGPPALDLSKVKSDKKITDEEILKILEQPLARNTGKKSKSKKKKKPAKKAAAAAAEDSDDDSDDSDE; from the exons ATGTCGGACGAGAAGGACGCCGTTG ACTACTCCCTCAACAACCCCGACACTCTGACCAAGTACAAGACTGCTGGTCAGATTTCTGAAAAGGTCCTTGCTGAGGTCTCCAAGCTCTGTGTCCCCGGTGCCAAAATCGTCGACATCTGCCAGAAGGGTGATAAGCTACTCGAGGAAGAGGTCGGCAAGGTTTACCGCGGCAAAAAGATCACCAAGG GCTTCTCTCACCCTACCACTGTTTCGCCTGCCTCATATGTCACCCCTTACACCCCCTTGACCTCAGATGAGAGCGAGGCCACTCTGGAGATTCAGCCCAACGAACCCATCAAGGTCCAGCTTGGTGCTCAGATTGATGGTTTCGGCGCCATTGTCTGTGACACCGTCCTGGCGGGCGAAAACAAGGACGAGGTTCTCACTGGCCGTCCCGCTGACCTGCTCCTGGCCACCCACTACGCAAATGAGCTGCTTCTTCGGTTGATGGTCCCCCCTGGCCTCCTTGCTCAGGGcaccgacgaggagaaggcgAAGGCTGCTTCCCAGAAGCCTCCTACCCAAGCCAAGATGACCAGCCTGCTTGAGAAGGTTTGCGAGGCGTATGGCTGCAACCTCGTCGAGAGTACCACCTCATGGCTCTTCGACCGCAATGAGATTGAGAGCACCAAGAAAATTGTTCTTGCTCCCCAggatggcggcaagggcgacGGTGTTCCCGCCATCTCCGAGGTCTGGGGTGTCGAGATGGGCGTGTCTCTCGGTTCCGGCAAGTGCAAGGCCTTGGATGGGCGTGCAACTCTGCACCGTCGCACCACCCAGACCTACGGCTTGAAGCGCCCTACCTCGCGCAAGATCCTTTCCGAGGTCCAGAAGAAGTTTGGTACCTTCCCCTTCAGCCTGCGACAGCTCGAAGATGAGCGCGatgccaagtctggtgtcgTTGAGTGCGTTCGTGGCAATGTTTTCCGCCAGTATGAGCTTGTTGGTGACAAGGACAACGCCCCCGTTGCCCGCCTGCTCACCACGATTG CCATTACCAAGAACGGCATCACCAAGCTGGGTGGCCCTCCTGCCCTCGATCTgagcaaggtcaagtcgGACAAGAAGATCACCGACGAGGAGATTCTCAAGATTCTGGAGCAGCCCCTGGCCAGAAACACTggaaagaagagcaagagcaagaagaagaagaagcccgccaagaaggctgccgccgccgccgccgaggattCTGATGACGATTccgacgacagcgacgagTGA
- the CLA4 gene encoding Serine/threonine-protein kinase CLA4 codes for MANMAISPIRSTATSTYTGSTISLPIARQQSNNMDGMGGVAVKKEGWASVKESKNFIQPWKQKYLILRKESLDFHKTEGGKVSYTLYLKDVVNVGRVEAAGTIFEIKRKPDGASNSPGDDDGQTKTLHIKVKGDDELYEWIDFIYGACPGMGGVSNPTNFSHAVHVGFDPQTGEFVGLPPEWSKLLNSSAITKEDYERNPQAVFEVLDFYTDLAKRAENPNQYSSMTPTPPGGMQQKQIGAAAGAGIAPPRPAPPTPTQRNMSYGTTPPQSSNGQQRRPTLGDQQQQRQQMQNMAPNYVSQDALREEQRRKQMEAQRQREAEDRERRDIEAYNASLPKNKVPLAQQEIGGYGGTSGGSPHGDRFNPTRAAPPAPKLSGSPANGMRAQRPAPPPPSSTSSPRPPQAAQASSSRDPTGQSSRIPRNDGSPASRNPNGTQSQPRQPQPAQGVSRLPAPVKPLNVAPKPSQAHPAEGIKAAEAALTAKPSPSERKQDVRMSTMSENEVMAKLKEAVSKDDPNMSYSKQKKIGQGASGSVYVAKIKETAQGVAREVLRQQGARAQVAIKQMDLAHQPRKELIVNEIMVMKDSRHRNIVNFLDAFLRNSNQELWVVMEYMEGGALTDVIDNNPSISEEQISTICNETCHGLQHLHSQSIIHRDIKSDNVLLDARGNVKITDFGFCAKLTETKSKRATMVGTPYWMAPEVVKQKEYGPKVDIWSLGIMAIEMIESEPPYLNEEPLKALYLIATNGTPRLKKPEKLSKELKAFLSVCLCVDVKSRASADELLAHDFLKYGCPLGSLAELLAFKKHAK; via the exons ATGGCGAACATGGCCATTTCACCTATTCGAAGTACCGCCACATCGACGTACACCGGCTCTACCATCTCCTTGCCCATCGCTCGCCAGCAGTCTAATAACATGGATGGTATGGGGGGAGTTGCTGTCAAGAAAGAAGGATGGGCATCGGTCAAGGAGAGCAAGAACTTTATCCAACCTTGGAAACAAAAGTATTTGATCCTTCGAAAGGAGTCTCTCGACTTCCACAAAACTGAAGGAGGCAAAGTGTCTTATACCCTATATCTAAAAGATGTTGTTAATGTTGGCAGGGTTGAGGCTGCTGGTACCATTTTTGAAATCAAAAGAAAGCCCGATGGCGCTTCGAACAGCCCgggtgacgacgatggcCAAACAAAGACCCTACATATCAAAGTCAAGGGAGATGATGAACTCTATGAGTGGATTGACTTCATCTACGGCGCGTGCCCTGGCATGGGTGGCGTGAGCAACCCGACCAACTTTTCTCACGCAGTTCATGTTGGGTTTGACCCCCAAACCGGCGAATTTGTCGGTTTGCCGCCTGAATGGTCGAAACTACTCAATTCATCCGCAATCACGAAGGAAGATTATGAGCGCAATCCCCAGGCTGTATTTGAAGTACTAGACTTCTATACCGATCTTGCGAAGAGAGCCGAAAATCCCAACCAGTATTCTAGCATGACTCCTACTCCTCCAGGGGGCATGCAACAAAAACAAATCGGGGCCGCGGCCGGGGCAGGTAtcgctcctcctcgtccggCCCCTCCGACACCAACGCAGCGAAACATGAGTTATGGTACTACACCTCCCCAATCTAGCAACGGCCAGCAAAGACGCCCTACTCTCGGGgaccagcagcaacagcgtcAGCAAATGCAGAACATGGCTCCCAATTATGTATCTCAGGACGCCCTCAGAGAGGAGCAGCGTAGGAAGCAAATGGaagcccagcgccagcgTGAGGCTGAAGACCGAGAACGCCGGGACATCGAGGCTTACAATGCATCCCTTCCTAAGAACAAGGTGCCCCTCGCCCAGCAAGAGATTGGTGGTTATGGTGGTACTTCTGGAGGCTCACCACATGGCGATCGATTCAACCCTACTAGAGCCGCTCCCCCAGCGCCGAAGCTATCAGGGAGCCCAGCAAATGGTATGCGTGCTCAGAGACCAGCTCCTCCCCCACCATCATCTActtcctcgcctcgccctccccaagcagctcaagcaAGCTCCTCTCGCGACCCTACCGGTCAATCCTCCAGAATCCCCCGCAACGACGGTTCGCCAGCATCTAGAAATCCAAATGGTACTCAGTCTCAGCCAAGACAACCGCAGCCGGCGCAAGGTGTGTCACGCTTGCCAGCTCCTGTCAAGCCGCTGAACGTGGCACCTAAGCCCAGCCAGGCTCACCCAGCGGAGGGAATCAAGGCTGCCGAAGCAGCCCTCACCGCCAAGCCCTCACCGTCGGAGCGCAAGCAAGACGTACGCatgtcgacaatgtcggAAAATGAGGTCATGGCCAAACTCAAGGAAGCTGTGTCAAAGGATGACCCCAACATGTCATACTCTAAACAGAAGAAGATTGGTCAAGGGGCTTCTGGCTCCGTGTATGTGGCCAAAATCAAGGAGACTGCTCAGGGTGTTGCCCGAGAGGTCCTGCGGCAACAGGGTGCCCGAGCACAAGTCGCCATTAAGCAGATGGATCTTGCCCATCAGCCAAGAAAGGAACTGATTGTAAACGAAATCATGGTCATGAAGGACAGTCGGCACAGAAATATTGTCAACTTTCTAGATGCTTTCCTACGAAACAGCAATCAGGAACTTTGGGTTGTTATGGAGTATATGGAAGGTGGTGCTCTGACGGACGTCATTGACAACAACCCATCCATTTCTGAAGAGCAGATTTCGACCATTTGTAATGAA ACCTGCCACGGATTACAACACCTTCATTCTCAAAGCATTATCCACCGAGATATCAAAAGTGACAATGTTCTGCTGGATGCTCGGGGAAATGTTAAAATCA CTGATTTTGGATTTTGCGCCAAGCTCACAGAGACCAAGTCGAAGCGAGCCACCATGGTTGGAACACCATACTGGATGGCGCCAGAAGTTGTCAAGCAGAAGGAATATGGCCCCAAAGTCGATATTTGGTCattgggcatcatggccattgaaATGATCGAATCTGAACCGCCATATCTCAACGAGGAGCCTTTGAAGGCTCTATATTTGATCGCCACTAACGGAACCCCTCGCCTCAAGAAGCCCGAAAAGTTGAgcaaggagctcaaggcaTTCCTCTCAGTCTGTCTTTGCGTAGACGTCAAAAGCCGTGCTTCGGCTGATGAGCTGCTGGCACATGACTTTCTGAAATACGGGTGCCCACTGGGCAGCTTAGCAGAGCTCTTGGCGTTTAAGAAGCATGCGAAATAA